In Arcobacter sp. F2176, a single window of DNA contains:
- a CDS encoding cell wall metabolism sensor histidine kinase WalK, whose translation MQNNLSIKKKLLIYNVLIQGFILIALAFSIYKTLEISTLDKVETSLKVIILDIVDDIIDHKNGLSTLDFDEENEYKFKPLYIRLLSQKEGIKAIGSSPFPDSISKTFHNIPKDTIHFEKDENFILGEIKFLIKEKEYILQVATDYKILNHTMENLLYILIFIIPIILIFSIIGGYFLIHKSFAPIEKILFDLKNINATNLSKRLNYKNNKDEISQLSNEINNLLQRLEISFEKINQFSSDASHELKTPLTIIRGEIEIALRKDRDKKEYKDTLEVCLDEVLMIQNTIDDLLFLAKNENNTNTYEEDAYMDEISLEAIKELKLYAKLRNIDIQSQIIDIFQIKGHTKLLKIAIKNILKNAISFSHENSDVIIKNYIEDGNFIVSIEDKGIGIAKQEQNKIFEKFYRTDKSRNKESGGTGLGMAIVDKIISSHNGKIELISSEEIGTTVKLIFSKEKM comes from the coding sequence ATGCAAAATAACCTATCAATTAAGAAGAAACTACTCATTTACAATGTATTAATACAAGGTTTTATTTTAATAGCCCTTGCTTTTTCTATATATAAAACCTTAGAAATTTCAACTTTAGATAAAGTAGAAACTTCACTCAAAGTGATTATCTTAGATATTGTAGATGACATAATTGATCATAAAAATGGACTTTCAACATTAGACTTTGATGAAGAGAATGAATATAAATTTAAACCTTTATATATAAGACTACTTTCTCAAAAAGAAGGCATAAAAGCTATAGGTTCTTCGCCTTTCCCAGATTCGATTTCAAAAACTTTTCATAATATTCCAAAAGATACTATCCATTTTGAAAAAGATGAGAATTTTATATTAGGTGAAATAAAATTCTTAATCAAAGAAAAAGAGTATATTTTACAAGTTGCCACTGATTATAAAATATTAAATCATACGATGGAAAACTTATTATATATCTTAATCTTTATTATTCCAATTATCTTAATATTTTCTATTATTGGTGGATACTTTTTGATTCATAAATCTTTTGCTCCAATTGAAAAGATACTCTTTGATTTAAAAAATATAAATGCAACAAATTTATCAAAAAGATTAAATTACAAAAACAATAAAGATGAGATATCTCAACTTTCAAACGAAATTAATAACTTACTTCAAAGATTAGAAATATCATTTGAAAAGATAAATCAATTTTCAAGTGATGCTTCCCATGAGCTAAAAACTCCCCTTACAATTATAAGAGGAGAAATAGAAATAGCATTAAGAAAAGATAGGGATAAGAAAGAATACAAAGATACTTTAGAAGTTTGTTTAGATGAAGTTTTAATGATACAAAATACTATTGATGATTTACTTTTTTTAGCAAAAAATGAAAATAACACAAATACCTATGAAGAAGATGCTTATATGGATGAAATAAGTCTTGAAGCTATAAAAGAATTAAAATTATATGCAAAGTTAAGAAATATAGATATTCAATCGCAAATCATAGATATCTTCCAAATCAAAGGGCATACAAAACTTCTAAAAATTGCAATTAAGAACATTCTTAAAAATGCTATATCTTTTAGTCATGAAAACTCTGATGTAATCATAAAAAATTATATAGAAGATGGCAACTTTATTGTTAGTATTGAAGATAAAGGAATAGGAATAGCAAAACAAGAACAAAATAAAATATTTGAGAAGTTTTATAGAACAGATAAAAGTAGAAATAAAGAATCGGGCGGAACAGGTCTTGGAATGGCAATCGTTGATAAAATAATAAGTAGTCACAATGGTAAAATTGAGTTAATAAGTAGTGAAGAAATAGGAACAACTGTAAAACTGATTTTTTCAAAAGAGAAGATGTAA
- a CDS encoding SulP family inorganic anion transporter, whose protein sequence is MVKKYFKKEEWFSNIRGDTLSGLVVALALIPEAIAFSIIAGVDPKIGLYASFCIAVVISFVGGRPGMISAATGAMALVMVTLVKDYGLQYLLAATLLTGVFQIIAGYLKLGRFMSFVPRAVVIGFVNALAILIFMAQLPELTNVTWHVYALTALGLAIIYLFPYVPKIGKIIPSPLVTIITLTLIVLFLGIDIRTVGDMGELPDTLPIFLFPDIPLNLDTLLIILPYSVSLAVVGLLESLMTSTIVDELTDTKSEKNRECTGQGIANIASGFLGGMAGCAMIGQSVINVKSGGRTRLSTFLAGIFLLIMVVFLSDIISVIPMAALVAVMIMVSIGTFDWGSFKNLKTLPLSTNLVMITTVCVTVYTHNLAHGVFSGVLLASLFFANKISHFMYNETFYNEDNTIKTYKFVGQVFFNSADKFYEAFDFKEVLDKVIIDLTRAHFWDISAVNALDKAVIKLRREGAEVEIIGQNEASKTIIDRFGIHDDPQEIEKIMGGH, encoded by the coding sequence ATGGTAAAAAAATATTTTAAAAAAGAGGAATGGTTTAGTAACATAAGAGGAGATACTCTCTCTGGACTTGTTGTTGCATTGGCATTAATTCCTGAAGCAATAGCCTTTTCAATTATTGCAGGAGTTGACCCTAAAATTGGTCTTTATGCTTCATTTTGTATAGCTGTTGTGATTTCATTTGTGGGTGGTCGGCCAGGAATGATTAGTGCTGCAACTGGAGCTATGGCACTTGTAATGGTAACTTTAGTAAAAGATTATGGTTTGCAATACTTATTAGCTGCAACTTTATTAACAGGTGTATTTCAAATTATTGCAGGATACTTAAAACTTGGGAGATTTATGAGTTTTGTTCCAAGAGCTGTTGTGATTGGTTTTGTAAATGCTTTAGCTATTTTGATTTTTATGGCTCAACTTCCAGAACTCACAAATGTAACTTGGCATGTTTATGCTCTTACTGCTTTGGGTCTTGCTATTATATATTTATTTCCTTATGTTCCAAAAATTGGGAAAATCATTCCTTCACCACTTGTTACAATTATCACTTTAACTCTTATTGTACTTTTTTTAGGAATTGACATAAGAACAGTTGGAGATATGGGAGAACTTCCTGATACTTTACCAATATTTTTATTTCCAGATATTCCATTAAATCTTGATACTTTACTTATCATTCTTCCTTATTCTGTTTCACTAGCAGTTGTTGGTCTTTTAGAATCACTTATGACTTCAACTATAGTTGATGAATTAACTGATACAAAAAGTGAGAAAAATAGAGAGTGTACAGGTCAAGGTATTGCAAATATTGCCTCTGGATTTTTGGGAGGAATGGCTGGATGTGCTATGATTGGACAATCAGTTATCAATGTAAAATCAGGTGGACGAACTAGATTATCAACTTTTTTAGCTGGTATATTTTTACTTATCATGGTTGTATTCTTAAGTGATATAATCTCAGTAATTCCAATGGCTGCATTAGTTGCTGTTATGATTATGGTTTCAATTGGAACCTTTGATTGGGGTTCATTTAAAAACTTAAAAACACTACCTCTATCAACAAACTTAGTAATGATTACAACTGTTTGTGTAACAGTTTATACCCACAACCTAGCGCATGGTGTTTTTTCAGGAGTACTATTAGCATCACTATTTTTTGCTAATAAAATCTCTCACTTTATGTATAATGAAACTTTTTACAATGAAGACAATACAATCAAAACTTACAAATTTGTAGGACAAGTATTTTTTAACAGTGCTGATAAATTTTATGAAGCTTTTGACTTTAAAGAGGTTTTAGATAAAGTTATTATTGACTTGACTCGTGCCCATTTTTGGGATATTTCAGCTGTAAATGCACTTGATAAAGCAGTTATAAAATTAAGACGAGAAGGTGCAGAAGTTGAAATAATCGGTCAAAATGAAGCTAGTAAAACTATTATTGATAGATTTGGTATTCATGATGATCCACAAGAAATTGAAAAAATAATGGGAGGACACTAA
- a CDS encoding YceI family protein produces the protein MFKLILILLFALIANASELKLLDGQIQAHTEVFGDSTINPSTKNIITKVQKGDSIESISGEFFINSSTLTSDNKDRDKHMYEVLRSSVCPKILFTIIAIEKAGDKYKIIGNLKMNKMTHQITSLANIKQKDTITINGDFSINLTDFDIEPPTMFFLTVRNKIDIKYNFNFNKGI, from the coding sequence ATGTTTAAATTAATTTTAATTTTATTGTTTGCTTTAATCGCAAATGCAAGTGAGTTAAAGTTGCTTGATGGACAGATTCAAGCCCACACAGAAGTTTTTGGAGATAGTACTATAAATCCAAGTACAAAAAATATAATAACAAAAGTGCAAAAAGGTGATTCAATAGAATCAATAAGTGGAGAGTTTTTTATCAACTCTTCAACTCTTACAAGTGATAATAAAGATAGAGATAAACACATGTATGAAGTATTGAGATCTTCGGTTTGTCCAAAAATTTTGTTTACTATTATTGCCATTGAAAAAGCTGGAGATAAATATAAGATAATAGGTAATTTGAAAATGAATAAAATGACACATCAAATTACCTCATTAGCAAATATAAAACAAAAGGATACAATAACTATAAATGGAGATTTTTCAATAAATCTTACAGATTTCGACATAGAACCACCAACAATGTTTTTTCTAACAGTTAGAAATAAAATAGATATAAAATACAATTTTAACTTTAATAAAGGAATATAG
- a CDS encoding metallophosphoesterase produces the protein MKLPSLNEVEVFVKAHGLEGLKILHLSDIHINKKTSLESVQDIVTLCNHCEADFIVITGDIIDCKIKYILDKLKVLNSIEKEVFYISGNHDLFYGFDELKPLLDKFILLDNETYFLEYKDTKIALAGLSDRFSKFFKIKREENKVINFLRKHENSIFLAHQPKDYKFALKTNAKLFLCGHTHGGQIYPFHYVVRLFQPFLAGLFYIKQTAIYVNKGLGYWGINFRYKANSEITLLKLTSKSVE, from the coding sequence ATGAAACTACCCTCACTAAATGAAGTTGAAGTATTTGTAAAAGCCCATGGTTTAGAGGGCTTAAAAATACTTCACCTTAGTGATATTCATATTAATAAAAAAACTTCCCTAGAAAGTGTTCAAGATATAGTAACTCTTTGCAATCACTGTGAAGCTGATTTTATAGTTATCACTGGGGATATTATTGATTGTAAGATTAAATATATACTTGATAAACTAAAAGTATTAAATAGTATAGAAAAAGAAGTTTTTTATATAAGTGGAAACCATGATTTATTTTATGGTTTTGATGAATTAAAACCTTTACTAGATAAGTTTATACTATTGGATAATGAAACTTACTTTTTAGAATATAAAGATACAAAAATAGCCCTAGCAGGATTGAGTGATAGATTCTCAAAATTTTTCAAAATCAAAAGAGAAGAAAACAAAGTTATAAACTTTTTAAGAAAGCATGAAAATTCTATTTTTCTAGCACATCAACCAAAAGATTATAAGTTTGCTTTAAAAACAAATGCCAAACTTTTTTTATGCGGACATACTCATGGTGGTCAAATTTACCCCTTTCACTATGTAGTTAGACTCTTTCAACCTTTTCTAGCAGGTCTTTTTTATATAAAACAAACAGCTATTTATGTAAATAAGGGTTTGGGATATTGGGGTATAAATTTTAGATATAAAGCAAATAGTGAAATTACTTTATTAAAATTAACATCAAAAAGTGTAGAATAA
- a CDS encoding response regulator transcription factor, with the protein MKILIIEDDVKIVNFLKKGLEEESYSIDYSHNGEEGLYLASVNSYDLILLDIMLPLLNGIEVCKKLRTDGINTPVIMLTAKDSIEDTIIGLDIGANDYLAKPFSFSELLARMRVQLRTKDSTQTTIKIDDLELDLLAKTAKRAGDNIILTAKEFSLLEYLIKNQNKVLSETVLSSMLNNMDESNISNVVNVYIYRLRNKIDKPYEKKLIKTVRGLGFKIDAK; encoded by the coding sequence ATGAAAATTTTAATAATCGAAGATGATGTAAAAATCGTAAATTTTTTGAAAAAAGGCTTAGAAGAAGAGTCTTATAGTATTGATTATTCACATAATGGTGAAGAAGGCTTATATTTAGCAAGTGTAAATAGCTATGATTTGATTTTACTTGATATTATGCTTCCTTTACTTAATGGAATTGAAGTTTGTAAAAAACTAAGAACTGATGGGATTAATACGCCCGTGATTATGTTAACAGCAAAAGATAGCATTGAAGATACTATAATAGGCTTAGATATAGGAGCAAATGATTATTTAGCTAAACCTTTCTCTTTTTCTGAATTATTAGCAAGAATGAGAGTTCAATTAAGAACAAAAGATTCAACACAAACCACAATTAAAATAGATGATTTGGAACTTGATTTACTTGCAAAAACTGCAAAAAGAGCCGGAGATAATATAATTCTAACAGCAAAAGAATTCTCACTTTTAGAATACTTAATAAAAAATCAAAATAAAGTTTTATCAGAAACAGTACTAAGTTCTATGCTTAATAATATGGATGAATCAAATATAAGCAATGTTGTAAATGTATATATTTATAGACTTAGAAATAAAATAGATAAGCCTTATGAAAAAAAGCTTATAAAAACGGTAAGAGGCTTGGGATTTAAAATAGATGCAAAATAA